One region of Synechococcus elongatus PCC 11801 genomic DNA includes:
- the cysK gene encoding cysteine synthase A, translated as MSPAGNFFADNSQTIGKTPLVRLNRILKGAPVTLLAKVEGRNPAYSVKCRIGAAMIWDAEERGLLGPGKELIEPTSGNTGIALAFVAAARGIPLTLTMPETMSLERRKLLAAYGAKLVLTEGVKGMTGAVQRAEDIAASDPDRYVLLQQFRNPANPAIHEQTTGPEIWEDTGGAIDILVSGVGTGGTITGVSRYIKETQGKPILSVAVEPEASPVISQRRAGIPLKPGPHKIQGIGAGFLPDNLDLSLVDQVEQVSNEEAIAYARRLAQEEGLISGISCGAAVAAAVRLAQQPEHAGKTIVVVLPDSGERYLSTALFDGIFNEQGLAIV; from the coding sequence ATGAGTCCTGCAGGAAACTTTTTCGCTGATAACAGTCAGACCATTGGCAAGACGCCCTTGGTTCGCCTCAATCGAATTCTCAAAGGGGCACCCGTGACGCTATTGGCAAAAGTGGAGGGGCGCAATCCAGCCTATTCCGTCAAATGTCGGATTGGCGCGGCCATGATTTGGGATGCAGAGGAGCGAGGGCTACTCGGTCCTGGCAAGGAACTGATTGAACCCACGAGCGGCAATACCGGCATTGCACTGGCATTTGTGGCAGCGGCGCGGGGGATTCCGCTGACGCTGACGATGCCAGAGACGATGAGTTTGGAGCGGCGCAAGCTACTGGCAGCCTATGGCGCCAAGTTGGTGCTGACCGAAGGGGTGAAGGGAATGACGGGAGCCGTGCAGCGAGCCGAAGACATTGCGGCCTCAGATCCCGATCGCTATGTCTTGCTGCAGCAGTTTCGCAATCCGGCCAACCCCGCAATTCATGAGCAAACAACAGGGCCGGAAATTTGGGAGGACACGGGCGGCGCGATCGATATTTTGGTCTCAGGCGTGGGTACCGGCGGCACGATTACGGGCGTTTCGCGCTACATCAAGGAAACGCAGGGCAAACCCATTCTGTCAGTGGCAGTCGAACCTGAGGCTAGTCCGGTAATTAGTCAACGGCGGGCGGGAATTCCGCTGAAGCCGGGGCCACACAAGATTCAAGGGATTGGTGCGGGGTTCTTGCCAGACAACCTCGATCTGTCACTGGTTGATCAGGTAGAGCAAGTCTCGAATGAAGAGGCGATCGCCTATGCCCGTCGCCTTGCCCAAGAAGAGGGGCTGATCTCTGGCATTTCCTGCGGTGCCGCTGTAGCGGCAGCGGTTCGGCTGGCTCAGCAACCCGAACATGCGGGCAAAACGATCGTGGTGGTGCTGCCTGATTCCGGTGAACGCTATCTCAGCACGGCTTTGTTTGACGGCATTTTCAACGAGCAGGGGCTGGCGATCGTATGA
- the moaA gene encoding GTP 3',8-cyclase MoaA has translation MSVLVDSHDRQFRYLRLSLTDVCNFRCGYCLPNGQQLDPQRPVLLTIQEIRHLIEGFVALGIEKVRLTGGEPTLRSDLVEIVRTVAAVPGIRRVALTSNGWNLRDRLADLQAAGLTQLNLSLDSLNAASFQQITGSSRFEAVMAALEQAIALQLPIIKVNAVLLKTLNYPELSDFVEFVRDRPISLRFIELMQTLENHDYFQQQFLSASVLTEQWLDQGWQPIERDRTSGPAQEYYHPNYQGKLGVIAPYSPNFCQNCNRLRITSRGALRLCLFGTGEFDLRPWLQHPNQRSQLITQVQQALGFKTAGHQLAEANSGDTRNLATYGG, from the coding sequence ATGAGTGTTTTAGTCGACTCCCACGATCGACAATTTCGCTATCTGCGCCTGTCCCTGACCGACGTTTGCAATTTCCGCTGTGGCTACTGCCTGCCGAATGGTCAACAGTTAGACCCACAGCGGCCAGTCCTGCTGACGATTCAGGAAATTCGTCATCTGATCGAAGGATTTGTGGCGCTGGGTATCGAAAAAGTCCGGCTGACGGGTGGCGAACCCACACTGCGATCGGATCTAGTGGAGATCGTTCGCACGGTAGCGGCTGTACCCGGCATTCGTCGAGTTGCTCTGACGAGTAATGGCTGGAATTTGCGCGATCGCTTGGCTGATCTACAAGCCGCCGGACTGACGCAGCTCAATCTCAGTCTCGATAGTTTAAATGCTGCAAGTTTTCAGCAGATTACTGGCAGCAGCCGTTTTGAAGCGGTGATGGCTGCGCTTGAACAAGCGATCGCCCTGCAACTGCCGATCATCAAAGTCAATGCAGTGCTGCTAAAGACGCTGAATTATCCAGAACTCTCAGACTTTGTTGAATTCGTGCGCGATCGCCCGATCAGTCTCCGCTTCATTGAGCTGATGCAAACTCTGGAGAATCACGACTATTTTCAACAACAATTCCTTTCTGCCTCCGTCCTCACGGAACAGTGGCTTGATCAGGGCTGGCAACCAATTGAACGCGATCGCACGTCTGGCCCCGCGCAAGAGTACTACCATCCCAATTACCAAGGGAAATTGGGCGTCATTGCTCCCTACAGTCCCAACTTTTGTCAGAACTGTAATCGTCTCCGCATCACCAGTCGCGGTGCCCTACGACTCTGTCTATTCGGCACCGGTGAATTTGACCTACGGCCTTGGCTGCAACACCCCAATCAGCGATCGCAGCTGATTACCCAAGTCCAGCAAGCCCTCGGCTTCAAAACCGCAGGACATCAACTCGCGGAAGCCAACAGTGGCGATACCCGCAACCTCGCAACCTATGGTGGCTAA
- a CDS encoding family 2A encapsulin nanocompartment cargo protein cysteine desulfurase, whose product MTNTVPSVPAIPNLPTQPDPFFNERSLEQLTQTVLQDLQQAGVSEAESAPIPPSLPTASLPNTPAAVTPQSAAAAAIAHIPTPPSSFDERSLAQLAQAVLQDPQFANAIAAVFPAATVPMAASVTPSATALPSFAPSLVPTTPPIHDEVGVIPHHQLPVPSQPTPTGLQQPPAGSGGSGFYFIDEQVETAIAALQPSLTVFSQFNSTPAIPALTGAHSAGAVGFDIHQVRRDFPILKETVNGRPLIWFDNAATTQKPQVVIDRLSHYYQHENSNIHRAAHELAARSTDAYESAREQVRRFLNASSTEEIVFVRGTTEAINLVAKSWGSQNLKEGDEIIITWLEHHANIVPWQQLSAETGARLRVVPVDDHGQVRLDEYQKLLSDRTKIVSFTQVSNALGTITPAREIIELAHRYGAKVLLDGAQSVSHLAVDVQALDCDWFVFSGHKVFGPTGIGVLYGKQDLLNATLPWQSGGNMIADVTFEKTVYQPAPARFEAGTGNIADAVGLGTALDYVQKIGLEAIAAYEHELLLHGTALLSEIPGLRLIGTAPHKAAVLSFVLEGFSPEAIGQALNREGIAVRAGHHCAQPILRRFGLETTVRPSLAFYNTFEELETLAAAIHRIQVGSIPL is encoded by the coding sequence ATGACGAATACTGTTCCGTCCGTGCCGGCGATTCCTAATCTGCCGACTCAACCCGATCCCTTTTTCAATGAGCGATCGCTCGAACAGCTAACTCAAACGGTCTTGCAGGATCTACAGCAGGCTGGAGTGAGCGAAGCAGAATCGGCTCCAATTCCGCCTTCTCTTCCAACGGCATCGCTCCCAAACACACCGGCTGCAGTAACGCCCCAATCTGCTGCTGCTGCTGCGATCGCGCATATCCCTACTCCTCCGAGTTCTTTTGATGAGCGATCGCTGGCTCAGTTGGCGCAGGCTGTTTTGCAAGATCCGCAGTTTGCTAACGCGATCGCGGCTGTATTTCCTGCTGCAACGGTTCCGATGGCAGCTTCAGTTACCCCATCAGCAACTGCTCTGCCAAGTTTTGCACCGAGCTTAGTTCCTACTACGCCACCCATTCATGATGAAGTGGGCGTGATTCCGCATCATCAACTGCCAGTTCCGAGCCAACCCACGCCAACAGGTTTACAGCAACCGCCTGCGGGCAGTGGTGGCAGCGGTTTTTATTTCATTGATGAGCAGGTAGAGACAGCGATCGCGGCGCTGCAGCCCAGTCTGACCGTGTTTTCACAATTCAACTCGACCCCTGCGATTCCAGCATTGACAGGTGCCCATTCTGCTGGGGCAGTTGGCTTCGATATCCATCAAGTCCGTCGAGATTTCCCAATCTTGAAGGAGACGGTCAATGGTCGACCGCTGATTTGGTTTGATAATGCGGCGACAACTCAAAAGCCACAGGTCGTAATCGATCGCCTGTCGCACTATTACCAGCACGAAAATTCCAACATTCACCGTGCCGCGCATGAACTGGCGGCGCGATCGACCGATGCCTATGAATCGGCTCGCGAGCAAGTGCGGCGTTTTCTCAATGCCTCTTCCACTGAAGAAATCGTATTTGTTCGGGGCACTACCGAGGCTATCAATTTAGTTGCCAAAAGTTGGGGATCTCAGAATCTCAAAGAAGGCGATGAAATTATCATTACTTGGCTAGAGCACCATGCCAATATTGTGCCTTGGCAACAGCTCAGTGCTGAGACCGGAGCGCGGCTGCGGGTCGTCCCTGTGGATGATCATGGTCAAGTCCGTCTGGATGAATATCAAAAGCTGCTGAGCGATCGCACCAAGATTGTTTCGTTTACGCAGGTCTCGAATGCTCTCGGCACAATCACGCCAGCACGAGAAATCATTGAACTCGCCCATCGCTATGGAGCAAAGGTGCTGCTCGATGGTGCTCAGTCGGTCTCTCACCTGGCGGTCGATGTGCAAGCGCTGGACTGCGACTGGTTCGTGTTCTCGGGGCACAAGGTTTTTGGCCCGACCGGCATTGGCGTGCTCTATGGCAAACAAGATCTGCTCAATGCCACGCTGCCTTGGCAAAGTGGCGGCAACATGATCGCCGATGTCACGTTTGAGAAGACGGTCTATCAACCGGCTCCGGCGCGCTTTGAAGCGGGGACGGGGAATATTGCCGATGCCGTTGGCTTGGGGACGGCGCTCGATTACGTTCAAAAGATTGGGCTAGAAGCGATCGCGGCTTATGAGCATGAGCTTTTGCTCCACGGCACGGCACTGCTCAGCGAGATTCCGGGGCTACGGCTGATCGGCACGGCGCCTCACAAGGCAGCGGTGCTGTCGTTTGTGTTGGAAGGCTTCAGTCCAGAGGCGATCGGGCAGGCTTTGAATCGAGAAGGAATTGCGGTGCGAGCGGGGCATCACTGCGCTCAGCCGATTCTGCGACGCTTCGGGCTGGAAACGACAGTGCGACCTTCTCTGGCTTTCTACAACACGTTTGAGGAGTTAGAGACGCTAGCAGCAGCGATCCACCGAATTCAGGTGGGTAGCATCCCGCTCTAG
- the epsC gene encoding serine O-acetyltransferase EpsC: protein MSLPPRSDRAEIRTGWGLDSIVSALSQASTDPHPHHLLSDQFYPLPSRESLGAILHGLRSVLFPRHFGDPELSAETTHYFIGNTLDKTLNLLSEQIRRELWLQHLTQGTPESAPAVLSHRASELTQAFAQALPEIKRLLDSDVNAAYLGDPAAQSISEILFCYPGITAITFHRLAHRLYQLGLPLLARITAEVSHSETGIDIHPGAAIGGSFFIDHGTGVVIGETCVIGDRVRIYQAVTLGAKSFPRDETGALIKGQARHPVIEDDVVIYAGATLLGRITVGRGSTIGGNVWLTRNVPPGSFISQAQIRSENFESGGGI, encoded by the coding sequence ATGAGTTTGCCCCCTCGCAGCGATCGCGCTGAGATTCGCACTGGTTGGGGCCTCGACTCGATTGTCTCGGCTCTTAGTCAAGCTTCGACAGATCCGCATCCGCACCATCTTCTATCCGACCAGTTCTATCCATTGCCATCGCGGGAGAGCTTGGGTGCAATCTTGCATGGCCTGCGATCGGTGCTGTTTCCCCGTCATTTTGGCGATCCTGAACTCTCGGCAGAGACCACGCACTATTTCATTGGCAACACGCTCGATAAAACCCTCAACCTGCTAAGTGAACAAATTCGGCGGGAGTTGTGGTTGCAGCACCTCACCCAAGGAACGCCTGAATCCGCGCCAGCGGTGCTCAGTCATCGGGCTAGTGAACTCACGCAAGCCTTTGCCCAAGCCTTGCCTGAAATTAAGCGTTTGCTCGATAGCGACGTCAATGCAGCCTATCTGGGCGATCCTGCGGCGCAGTCGATTAGCGAAATTCTGTTTTGCTATCCCGGCATCACAGCAATTACCTTCCATCGCCTTGCTCATCGGCTCTATCAGTTGGGGCTACCGCTTCTGGCACGGATTACGGCGGAGGTCAGCCACTCAGAAACGGGCATTGATATTCATCCGGGAGCTGCGATTGGGGGGAGCTTCTTCATCGACCACGGCACGGGTGTGGTGATTGGTGAGACCTGTGTGATCGGCGATCGCGTGCGGATTTATCAGGCGGTGACGTTGGGGGCCAAGAGTTTTCCCCGCGATGAAACTGGCGCTCTGATCAAGGGACAGGCTCGCCACCCCGTCATTGAAGACGATGTGGTGATCTACGCCGGAGCCACGTTGCTGGGGCGGATCACCGTGGGTCGTGGCTCTACGATTGGCGGCAATGTTTGGCTGACTCGCAACGTTCCCCCCGGCAGCTTTATTTCGCAGGCACAAATCCGTTCGGAAAACTTTGAAAGTGGCGGAGGCATTTAG
- a CDS encoding four-helix bundle copper-binding protein, giving the protein MMMTMMNPAMTDDMQMCMSACMDCMKTCMETMSYCLKMGGSYMEPMMMGMMRDCAEMCQTCMNMMMCGSEFIGSMCKLCSEVCLKCAECCSAMSDDEMMMSCAAACQACADSCMKMCAA; this is encoded by the coding sequence ATGATGATGACGATGATGAACCCAGCAATGACCGATGACATGCAAATGTGTATGTCGGCTTGCATGGACTGTATGAAGACCTGCATGGAGACCATGAGCTATTGCCTAAAGATGGGCGGCAGCTACATGGAACCGATGATGATGGGCATGATGCGCGACTGCGCCGAGATGTGCCAAACCTGCATGAACATGATGATGTGTGGTTCGGAATTCATCGGCAGCATGTGTAAGCTCTGCAGCGAAGTTTGCCTGAAATGCGCTGAGTGCTGCAGCGCCATGTCAGACGACGAAATGATGATGAGTTGCGCAGCCGCTTGTCAGGCTTGTGCCGACTCTTGCATGAAGATGTGTGCTGCTTAG
- a CDS encoding RrF2 family transcriptional regulator, which produces MAISSTFRYALIALVEVAKIRESGGVLQIEEIATQQQLPTKYLGQILTLLRKQGFLISQRGRNGGYRLARDHWQIRLIDIYHSLEEAPQAIAQASDQATSSAKVVDQLLVEVESAWRQQLEQYTLQDLREQAEGLSDRGRMFYI; this is translated from the coding sequence TTGGCGATCTCCAGTACGTTTCGCTATGCCCTCATTGCTCTGGTCGAAGTTGCCAAAATTCGGGAGAGCGGTGGTGTGTTGCAGATTGAGGAGATTGCCACGCAGCAGCAACTGCCCACGAAATACCTCGGTCAAATCTTGACATTGCTGAGGAAGCAGGGATTCTTGATTAGCCAGCGTGGACGGAATGGCGGTTACCGACTAGCTCGAGACCATTGGCAGATTCGACTCATCGATATCTATCACTCTTTAGAGGAGGCCCCTCAAGCGATCGCCCAAGCTTCTGATCAAGCGACGTCAAGCGCCAAAGTGGTTGATCAGCTGTTAGTCGAAGTGGAGTCTGCCTGGCGACAGCAGCTTGAACAGTACACTCTTCAGGATTTACGTGAGCAGGCGGAAGGACTGAGCGATCGCGGTCGCATGTTTTACATCTGA
- a CDS encoding molybdenum cofactor biosynthesis protein MoaE — protein sequence MLEQLTCDRHQIELSLAPIPLSAAAEFCHDDRYGAFASFVGWVRRVNVGRLVTGITYQSFQPLCRTVLTEICQEAEQVFGQELRIYVQHRLGETRVGDPTVLIGVGAVHRDEACEACRYVIEELKHRAPIWKLEHYEDGDSGWVPGNCLCQERRSRDRWLQARRE from the coding sequence ATGCTGGAGCAATTGACTTGCGATCGCCATCAGATTGAGTTGAGCTTGGCACCCATTCCTCTCTCAGCTGCCGCTGAGTTTTGCCACGACGATCGCTATGGGGCCTTTGCCAGCTTTGTGGGCTGGGTGCGGCGCGTCAATGTTGGCCGCTTAGTCACGGGCATTACCTATCAAAGTTTCCAGCCGCTCTGTCGCACCGTCCTTACAGAAATCTGCCAAGAAGCAGAGCAAGTCTTTGGTCAAGAACTGCGGATCTACGTTCAACATCGCTTGGGTGAAACTCGCGTCGGCGATCCCACCGTGCTGATCGGTGTGGGTGCGGTTCATCGTGATGAAGCCTGCGAAGCCTGCCGCTATGTGATTGAGGAGCTGAAACACCGCGCCCCGATTTGGAAACTGGAACATTATGAAGACGGAGACTCGGGCTGGGTGCCGGGCAACTGTCTTTGCCAAGAGCGCCGATCGCGCGATCGCTGGCTGCAAGCGAGGCGGGAATGA
- the srpI gene encoding family 2A encapsulin nanocompartment shell protein SrpI, with product MTDNAPQLALRDVAARQLANATKTVPQLRTITPRWLVRLLHWTPVEAGIYRVNQVKDASQITVACSERDESELPETFVDYIDNPREYLLSAVNTVVDVHTRISDLYSNPHDQIREQLRLTIEIMKERQESELINSREYGLLNNVAPGQLIQTRTGAPTPDDLDELLIRVWKEPAFFLAHPQAIAAFGRECTRRGVPPATVSLFGSSFITWRGVPLIPSDKVPLENGKTKILLLRVGESRQGVVGLYQPNLPGEQGMGLSVRFMGINRKALASYLVSLYCSLAVLTDDALAVLDNVDVTQYHTYRYD from the coding sequence ATGACTGATAACGCCCCGCAGTTAGCGTTGCGTGATGTTGCTGCGCGCCAGTTAGCCAACGCCACCAAAACCGTTCCGCAGCTACGGACCATTACACCCCGTTGGTTGGTGCGGCTCTTGCACTGGACGCCGGTGGAAGCCGGTATCTATCGCGTCAACCAAGTCAAAGATGCCTCTCAGATTACGGTGGCCTGTTCGGAACGCGATGAATCGGAGCTGCCAGAAACCTTTGTCGATTACATCGATAATCCGCGGGAGTATTTGCTCAGTGCCGTTAATACGGTGGTAGATGTCCACACACGGATCTCCGACCTTTACAGCAATCCCCACGATCAAATCCGCGAGCAGCTGCGGCTGACGATCGAGATCATGAAGGAGCGGCAGGAAAGCGAGCTAATCAATAGCCGTGAGTATGGGCTGCTGAACAATGTGGCTCCGGGTCAGTTGATCCAAACCCGTACTGGTGCACCGACACCTGACGATCTGGATGAGTTATTGATTCGCGTCTGGAAAGAACCGGCCTTCTTCCTCGCCCATCCGCAGGCGATCGCGGCCTTTGGTCGGGAATGTACACGCCGCGGCGTACCGCCCGCAACGGTTTCCCTGTTTGGCTCCTCTTTCATCACTTGGCGAGGGGTGCCACTGATTCCCTCTGACAAGGTGCCACTGGAAAACGGTAAGACCAAAATCCTGCTGCTGCGGGTTGGTGAAAGTCGGCAGGGCGTCGTGGGGCTCTATCAACCCAATCTGCCAGGGGAACAGGGAATGGGCCTGTCCGTCCGGTTCATGGGGATTAACCGCAAAGCCTTAGCGAGCTATTTGGTGTCGCTCTACTGCTCGCTGGCAGTGTTGACGGATGACGCGTTGGCAGTGCTGGACAACGTCGACGTCACTCAATACCACACCTATCGCTACGACTAA